The Pelagibacterium halotolerans B2 nucleotide sequence AGTCCAGAAGACAATTGGGTTTGGAAACATGGCAAGGGCGATCATCCCGATTTGCTCTATCGCGCCAAAGAGCTTCGAGAGTCCGATCCTCGCGCGCCAGTCGCGATTACAGAGGGCGAAAAGGATGCCGAAACGCTTCGTGCGAAGGGGATGGTTGCCGTTACAAACCCATACGGCTCCGGCAATTGGCAGCAATCATTTAGCGAGCAGCTAAAAGGCCGTGACTGCATCATTTACGAAGATAACGACGAAAACGGCAGGAAGCGGACTGCGAAAATTCGTCGGTCGCTTCGCAGTATGGCCAAGAGCGTTTCGGTTGTTCGCTTCGAAGACATGCCAGTGAATTCTGACGTTACCGATTTCTTTGAGGCTGGCGGAACGCTCGAAGAATTAAAGGGTCGGGTTGAGAAGCTAGACGAATTGATCTTTTACACGGTCAAAACCAAGGAAATGGTCGTTCAGATTGAGAACCAACTCATTCGGTCAGGGGCAGAGATATTTCAGTATATGGACGGCCTTTACCGCGTGATCGCGGACGATCCTATGAAGGGGCCTCTGCATCGCTTGAATGCAAACGGATTGCTCTATCACATCTCAGAACACTGCAATTTCGCCAAGTTTGAAACCCGTGGACGCGGCAACGAAAAGAAAACAGTTCAGGTTCCCGCGAAACCGACGAAAGAGCTTGCCGAATTGCTTTTGACTCGCCTCGGGTATTGGCAATTTCGCAAACTTAAGGGCGTCCGTTGGACACCGCTTCTTCGCGAAAACGGGGAAGTAGCGAAAACTCCCGGTTACGATCCGGAGTCGCAGTTTTTCCTAATTCTTCCTCCTGGCGAAATAGTGGTGGGAGATACCAGAGCAGATGCGGAAGCCGCGCTAGATATTCTCAACGGGCTTTTGAGAGAGTTTCCGATTGCTGAAACGGGACCGAAAAGCGTGGACCTCGCGGTTCTAACTGCCGGTCTTCTAACAGGGGTCGCGAGGCCGTCGATCAATGTTGCGCCGATGACCGCCGTTAGGGCTGGGGATTACGGCGCAGGGAAAAGCTATCATGGCGAGTTAATCTCCAAGCTCGCTCTTGGAAAGAGGGTGAAGCCGGTGGCATTTCCTTCGAGTGATGAGGAAGCCGAAAAAAGGCTAGGAGCGGCAGCGCTATCCGGCGATCCGATCATTTGTATCGACAACGCTAACGATGTCGTCAAAGGCGACTTTCTGGCACAGATCATCGAACGTCCAAGCGTGGCAGTTCGTATCCTTGGCAAAAGTGAAATGCCAGAAATCGAGAATAACTTCATGATTTGTGTGAATGGGGTGAATACGCTTTATCAGGGCGATTTGGTACGACGAACGGTACTTGCTAACCTCGATCCAAACATGGACCAGCCCGAAACAAGGAAGTTCGAACAAGAACCTCTCGCTATGATCGAGGCCAATCGCGAAAAATATCTTGGCTGTGCACTCACAATCATGAAGGCATATATCAAGCACGTTCAGGAGGGGGGCGACCGCGTAGAGCTTTCAGAATTTAACTCGTTTGGACAGTGGAGTCGGATGGTGCGAGAGCCGCTTGTATGGCTTGGTATGGGTGATCCGGTGGCTTCGATTAAAAAAGTGCGTGAAGAAGACCCCGAGTTGTTGGGCATCAAGCAATTGTTTGCCGCATGGCCGGAAAGGGAGGACGGCGACCGCAGTTTTCTTGCTGCTGATTTGATAAGCCGTGCGAACAAGGAATTCACATCGGCCAAACCCGATGCGGCCAATGAAAACGGGTCGAAAGCCATATCACCTGTCCTGCTAGAAATTGCTGGCGATGGCAGAGGCAGCATCAATCCCAAACGGCTTGGGCATTACCTTCGAAAAATCACAGGTCGAACTGTTGGTAAGCAACGCCTGATGAGCAAGACTGATCCGGTTACCAATTCCAAGGTCTATACGCTGGAAACGGTTGAAGCGAAGCAAGCCGCGTAAATCTACCGGGATGTTACCGGGATGTGAGAAAATACATCCCGGTAGAAAAAACCTCAATATATCAAGTAGTTAATAACTTTACCGGGATTGCCGGGTTCTTTTCTCTATCTAAGAAAGGAAAAGAGGGAAAAGAGAGAACCATTGTACGGCGGCGGGAGGGCAAAACAATCCCGGACATCCCGGAGGTTTGCTCCAATCGCCACTTAACCTTCTGAATTTAAACGCTTTTTTCTACCGGGATGCGGTTTTGCAACAACCCGGCGACTGATTAGGCCGGTTTCCCCTCAGATCACCCGCCAGTTCCAGCCGGGTAAGCGCAAGTTTTTACGGTATTATTTTACTCATTTTTGGACGGTTTAGCACAAGAAGTGCCCCCACGCCGGTCCCAGAGAGTGAAGAATTACCTTTCAAAGAGACCCCCCTTGGGGGAATTTGAATCCCCTGTTCGCTGGCAACTGTCAGGCTGCATCCGACCTACGTTGGGACCGTCAATCCTCTTTCAATTGGCTTTCCACGGCCTGCTGCGGGGCTCTGCGCTCATCGCGCCGGGCCTTTGCCGCTTGTAGTTTTGCAGGCTCAGTATAAAGCCGCGTCAGTAGCGCATGAGTGAAATCCAGCAGGTCATCAACGTCTTCTTTGGTCAGAGTGCCTTGGTGCGCTCCATCGTTCCCGTCTTGATGGATGCAGGTCGAAAGCTCCTGCAAGTCGGAAGCCAGGTATCGATGCTTAAACATCCACGGCAGTCTTAGCCCGAGGTCCCGACGGACTTTTGAGTTTAATCCTTCGGGCTGCTCTGCCTCAGCGGGCGGTAGCATTGGGCGTGTAGCTAAGTCGAGCGCTGTCCTAAACATCGTGCCAGCGGCATTCCAGCATTGCATGGCGGCACATGTTGCACCCTCGCGAAATACGGTCTCAATTTCATCCGGGAGGGAATCTGGCGGCTGTACGGTAGCCATATCTTTGAGGCTCACATGTCCAGCGATGGTAAAATGATTGTTGAGAGAGTCACCGAACGCCAATGGCCCTTTTTCGGCAATGATTTTGCGATCGTCATATTCAGATTGTCGCAGCACGAAGACGGTTGTTTTTAAACAATTGCGACATTGGCAAAAAACATCGTGATAGGTCACCCAATCGTGATCAACACGCTTGTTGCGCACAGAACTAAGTGCCGTGAAAGTTATCTGGTTTGCAGGGCAACGCGGGCAATCCGCGACGAGTTCAGCGGTCAATTTTTGATCCCCCAGTTTCTAGGCATGCGCTTCAAATGCAGGGAAAGTGATAACCGAACTTGTATGGCTCATGTGATGCCGAACAATGTGCGTGGTTTAGGGTTAGTCGCGCACTCGCTGAAATATGGAATTGCCAATGTCATCGTATGACCCGCTGACTAAACGGACCCTTCCCCGCTTATCTAGTTCTTTGAGCACGTCCGACCAAATAAGCGAAGCAAGCAGCGCGAACTTCCCTACCTTCATCGCACTCTCTTGCATCATGTCATCGTAGGACTCGAGAGCCTCGGTCGTCATAGTGCTTGCGTCTATCGTGGATGCCATACGTATCCCCTTTTCATCCATATCTGCGGGTAACCTTCGTCTAAATTTTCAAAGCATGACAGCAAAAAGGCGTCCCGAAGGACGCCTTTCGCCTAGAACCAATGGGTCAGAGATTTAACTACCGAGACCACCTTGGGGTGAAAAACCCACCCGAGTCGGACGCAGTAGTAATTTCCCGTCTCCGTCTGGCTGGTCTCGACCGTTACGAATGCGATCATGCCGCACTCCTATCGTTCGTGTGTCCGGCCCTTATAGTAGCCACCTAGACACGTCAGACCACGTTTGAGGGTTTTTTCCATTTTAGCCTTGGGGTGGTCCCTCAGACACGCGTGGCTATTTCGTTGCACAATATTGCGCTTGAAATGAGAGATAGGAACACTCCTTCGAGTTGGCAAGGTTACGGCCAACGAAAAATGGAAAGCGTTCTGCCTAGACTTCTGGCGTTTCCGCAAATTCCAGTGACACCATTTGATTTCTTTCTCTCATGGCCCATTCCCAGACCTTGAACATGGCCGCGCGGTAGGGGCCGACAAAGGCAGCGGCGGCATTGCCCTTTGCCATTAAAGCCCGCCCATAGGGCGACGCCCGCAATTGCTCGTTGGTGCGGTAGATAAAGAAGCCGCCTTCGCCCGCGAAAACGTCCGTTTGCGCTGCTTTCACAATACTTTCAAAATCGCGATACAGATCAAAAATCGCCCTCTTAACGTCCTGCGGCAATGGCCTACGGCCCGCCAGCAAGTCGCGCGCAAAGCGATCTGAGAACCCGCCTATCTCTGCCAAGTCCCTGGCCGAAAGACCAAGGTAGGAACACAAAGTTACATAAACCGCATCAGGCGGTGTGAGGGGTCTATTCATTTTTCTCTCCTGAGAGGCGCGGCCCTATGCCGTCTGCCCATGGGATAACGTTAGTTCCGTTTTCGGAACCTTGCAAGGCGTTTGCGATTCCAACTGGCAACTGCCCGTTAACAGTTGAATACAAGTAATTATTGCACTAACTGTCCATAATATTTAAATATTACTTGACAATTTCTTAAAATTGTGATATAAATACATCTGTTAGCTTAGTAAAGACCCCTTTGCATCTTGAACGGCTGACAGTCTCCAAATCTATGAATGTTCCCAGCGGCCAATCCTCTTGGCCGCTGG carries:
- a CDS encoding DUF4145 domain-containing protein, whose protein sequence is MTAELVADCPRCPANQITFTALSSVRNKRVDHDWVTYHDVFCQCRNCLKTTVFVLRQSEYDDRKIIAEKGPLAFGDSLNNHFTIAGHVSLKDMATVQPPDSLPDEIETVFREGATCAAMQCWNAAGTMFRTALDLATRPMLPPAEAEQPEGLNSKVRRDLGLRLPWMFKHRYLASDLQELSTCIHQDGNDGAHQGTLTKEDVDDLLDFTHALLTRLYTEPAKLQAAKARRDERRAPQQAVESQLKED